From Phalacrocorax carbo chromosome 8, bPhaCar2.1, whole genome shotgun sequence, a single genomic window includes:
- the FBXO31 gene encoding F-box only protein 31 isoform X3: MKILPDYEHMEYRDVYTCLLHRYRHILGLWQPDIGPYGGLLNVVVDGLFIIGWMYLPPHDPHVDDPMRFKPLFRIHLMERKCATVECMYGHKGPHNGHIQIVKKDEFSTKCNQTDHHRMSGGRQEEFRTWLREEWGRTLEDIFHEHMQELILMKFIYTSQYDNCLTYRRIYLPPSSPDDLIKPGLFKGTYGSHGLEIVMLSFHGKKAKGTKITGDPNIPAGQQTVEIDLAHPLQLPDIENLRDFSELSRIVLEVQEQVRREEQEREHWQEEEDRSQQAASQPAAKPLEGEGAEGEETAAGAEGTTQDKAPASQPFVLPMGVISRNEDYPRTCRICFYGTGLIAGHGFTSPERTPGVFVLFDDDRFGFIWLELKSFSLYSRIKVSFQNAEAPSREAFDEMLKNIQSLAT; the protein is encoded by the exons ATGAAAATCCTTCCCGACTACGAGCACATGGAGTACAGAGATGTTTACACCTGCC TGCTGCACCGATACCGACACATCCTGGGATTATGGCAGCCGGACATCGGGCCCTATGGGGGACTGCTGAACGTGGTG GTAGACGGTTTGTTCATCATCGGGTGGATGTACTTGCCACCTCATGACCCTCACGTTGATGATCCCATGAGATTCAAACCTCTCTTCAGGATTCATCTCATGGAGAGGAAATGTGCAACGGTTGAGTGTATGTATGGTCATAAGGGACCTCATAACGGCCACATCCAG ATTGTAAAGAAGGACGAGTTCTCCACGAAATGCAACCAGACAGATCACCATCGGATGTCAGGTGGAAGGCAAGAG GAATTCCGGACGTGGCTAAGGGAAGAATGGGGTCGGACTCTGGAAGACATCTTCCATGAACACATGCAAGAGCTCATCTTGATGAAGTTCATCTACACCAGCCAATACGA CAACTGCTTGACATACCGACGCATCTACCTCCCTCCTAGCAGCCCTGACGACCTCATAAAGCCAGGTCTCTTCAAGGGAACATATGGGAGCCACGGGCTGGAGATCGTCATGCTGAGTTTTCATGGAAAGAAAGCGAAGGGGACTAAAATCACC GGAGATCCCAACATCCCAGCTGGGCAGCAGACTGTGGAGATCGACCTGGCGCATCCTCTCCAGCTGCCCGACATCGAGAACCTTCGCGATTTCAGTGAGCTCTCTCGCATCGTCCTGGAGGTCCAGGAGCAGGTGCGTCGGGAGGAGCAGGAGCGGGAACactggcaggaggaagaggaccGCTCCCAGCAGGCTGCctcccagcctgcagcaaaGCCCCTGGAAGGAGAAGGTGCTGAGGGGGAAGAGACTGCAGCTGGGGCGGAGGGGACAACCCAGGACAAGGCACCAGCTTCCCAGCCCTTCGTGCTGCCCATGGGAGTCATATCAAGGAATGAAGATTATCCCCGGACCTGCCGAATCTG TTTTTATGGGACGGGGCTTATTGCTGGCCACGGCTTCACCAGCCCCGAGCGAACACCAGGCGTTTTTGTTCTCTTTGATGACGATCGCTTTGGATTCATCTGGCTGGAGCTGAAGTCCTTCAGTCTCTACAGCCGGATCAAGGTCTCCTTCCAGAATGCCGAAGCGCCTTCCCGTGAGGCTTTTGATGAAATGCTGAAGAACATTCAGTCGCTGGCTACTTGA